The following coding sequences lie in one Aquisalimonas asiatica genomic window:
- the glpK gene encoding glycerol kinase GlpK: MDKQYIMALDQGTTSCRAILFDRDATIVGVAQKEFNQYYPEPGWVEHDAMEIWGAQMGVAREVLETQGVKPAEVAGIGITNQRETTVVWDRETGKPVHNAIVWQDRRTAPLCDDLKARGLEQHIRDTTGLVVDAYFSGTKIRWILDNVEGVRERAERGELLFGTMDTWLVWNLTRGERHVTDYSNASRTLLYDIRKLDWDDRMLEELGVPRSMLPEVRPSSEVYGTTGKEMFGGAQVPIAGIAGDQQAALFGQTCFDKGMVKNTYGTGCFLLMNTGETPVPSKSGLLTTIGWGLDGKVEYALEGAIFIAGAAVQWLRDELKLIDSAEDSEYYAGKVPDSGGVYVVPAFAGLGAPYWDMYARGAIFGLTRGTRKEHITRATLDSLAYQTKDVIDAMQADSGITLKALRVDGGAVANNVMMQFQSDMLGVNVERPQVTESTALGAAYLAGIAVGVWTKDEVVSKGALDHTFTPDMDPDVREQRYKGWKKAVRRTMHWEKDED; the protein is encoded by the coding sequence ATGGACAAGCAATACATCATGGCCCTCGACCAGGGAACAACCAGTTGCCGGGCCATCCTGTTCGATCGCGACGCGACTATCGTCGGCGTCGCCCAGAAGGAGTTCAACCAGTACTACCCGGAACCCGGCTGGGTGGAGCACGACGCCATGGAGATCTGGGGCGCGCAGATGGGCGTGGCCCGCGAGGTGCTGGAGACCCAGGGCGTGAAGCCCGCGGAGGTGGCCGGCATCGGCATCACCAACCAGCGCGAAACCACCGTGGTGTGGGACCGGGAGACCGGCAAGCCCGTCCACAACGCCATCGTCTGGCAGGACCGCCGCACCGCCCCACTATGCGACGACCTCAAGGCCCGCGGCCTGGAGCAGCACATCCGCGACACCACCGGCCTGGTGGTGGACGCCTACTTCTCCGGCACCAAGATCCGCTGGATCCTGGACAACGTGGAAGGCGTGCGCGAACGAGCGGAACGCGGCGAGCTGCTGTTCGGCACCATGGACACCTGGCTGGTGTGGAACCTCACCCGGGGCGAACGCCATGTCACGGACTACAGCAACGCCTCGCGCACGCTGCTGTACGACATCCGCAAGCTGGACTGGGACGACCGCATGCTCGAGGAGCTGGGCGTCCCGCGCTCCATGCTGCCGGAGGTACGGCCCTCCAGCGAGGTCTACGGCACCACGGGCAAGGAGATGTTCGGCGGCGCCCAGGTGCCCATTGCCGGCATTGCCGGGGACCAGCAGGCGGCGCTGTTCGGCCAGACCTGTTTCGACAAGGGGATGGTGAAGAACACCTACGGCACCGGCTGCTTCCTGCTCATGAACACCGGCGAGACGCCCGTGCCGTCCAAGTCCGGCCTGCTCACCACCATCGGCTGGGGGCTGGACGGCAAGGTGGAGTACGCCCTGGAGGGGGCCATCTTCATCGCCGGGGCGGCCGTGCAGTGGCTGCGCGACGAGCTCAAGCTCATCGACTCGGCCGAAGATTCCGAGTACTACGCCGGCAAGGTGCCGGACTCCGGCGGCGTCTACGTGGTGCCGGCGTTCGCGGGGCTGGGGGCACCCTACTGGGACATGTACGCCCGCGGCGCCATCTTCGGCCTCACCCGCGGCACCCGCAAGGAGCACATCACCCGCGCCACTCTGGACTCGCTGGCCTACCAGACCAAGGACGTCATCGACGCCATGCAGGCGGACTCCGGCATTACCCTGAAAGCGCTGCGCGTGGACGGCGGCGCCGTGGCCAATAACGTGATGATGCAGTTCCAGTCGGACATGCTCGGGGTCAACGTCGAACGACCGCAGGTCACCGAGAGCACCGCCCTGGGCGCGGCCTACCTGGCCGGCATCGCCGTTGGCGTATGGACCAAGGACGAGGTGGTCAGCAAGGGCGCCCTGGACCACACCTTCACCCCGGACATGGACCCGGACGTGCGGGAGCAGCGCTACAAGGGCTGGAAGAAGGCCGTGCGCCGGACCATGCACTGGGAGAAGGACGAGGACTGA